A single region of the Thermotoga profunda AZM34c06 genome encodes:
- a CDS encoding nucleoside deaminase, which produces MNDLELSVVEMCVESLRKGCLPIGSIVVDEMGKIISRGRNMINEDSGRHREIYGNAIAHAELNALAKLDGEHINKYTIYCSMEPCVMCAGAIYMSGIRNIVYGMKDYLAGGLNLYGSTEYYSRKKMKIQHNQDLQIVQAVLIGFLEDKEYIHRGGFWEMYLKYYEKEYLTARKLLLEGIFTLLVNSIIDVNEFIEVVHKNYC; this is translated from the coding sequence ATGAACGATTTGGAGTTATCCGTTGTGGAAATGTGTGTGGAATCTTTGAGAAAAGGGTGTTTGCCGATAGGCTCAATCGTAGTTGATGAGATGGGAAAGATAATCTCTCGGGGCAGGAATATGATCAACGAGGATTCTGGTAGACACAGGGAAATCTACGGCAATGCGATCGCTCATGCTGAACTGAATGCACTTGCAAAGCTCGACGGAGAACATATAAACAAATACACAATTTATTGTTCCATGGAACCATGCGTGATGTGTGCCGGCGCCATATACATGTCTGGTATTAGAAATATCGTCTATGGGATGAAAGATTATTTGGCAGGTGGGCTCAATCTTTATGGATCAACGGAATACTACAGCCGAAAGAAAATGAAGATACAACATAATCAAGATCTTCAAATTGTTCAAGCGGTGTTGATAGGTTTTCTTGAGGACAAAGAATATATACACAGGGGTGGTTTTTGGGAAATGTACTTAAAATATTATGAAAAGGAATATCTAACGGCAAGAAAATTACTTTTAGAAGGTATCTTCACTTTGCTCGTAAATTCAATAATTGATGTAAATGAGTTCATAGAAGTGGTTCACAAAAATTACTGTTGA
- the cobO gene encoding cob(I)yrinic acid a,c-diamide adenosyltransferase: MGYVHVYTGNGKGKTTAAFGLALRAACAGKSVYIGQFIKGMKYSELDVPKYIPNIIVEQFGRGCFIKGAPAQEDIDAAKNGFEKVSKYILDGTFDLIILDEINIAVYLKLLTTDEVLQVLKNRSERSEIVLTGRYAPREFIDYADLVSEIVEVKHYYQKGVQARKGIEF, from the coding sequence ATGGGCTATGTTCATGTCTACACAGGTAATGGCAAGGGGAAAACAACGGCGGCATTTGGCCTTGCACTCAGGGCGGCATGTGCGGGTAAGAGTGTTTATATAGGTCAATTCATAAAGGGGATGAAATACAGTGAACTTGATGTACCAAAATACATACCAAATATCATCGTTGAACAATTTGGTAGAGGTTGTTTCATCAAAGGCGCTCCTGCTCAGGAAGACATTGATGCCGCTAAGAATGGGTTTGAGAAGGTTTCAAAGTATATCTTAGATGGTACTTTCGATCTCATTATACTGGACGAAATCAATATCGCGGTATATCTTAAACTTCTCACAACAGATGAAGTGCTTCAAGTGTTGAAAAACAGAAGCGAACGATCCGAAATAGTTCTCACGGGTCGATATGCACCAAGAGAGTTTATCGATTATGCAGATCTGGTTTCAGAGATAGTAGAAGTGAAACACTATTACCAAAAAGGTGTACAGGCAAGAAAGGGAATAGAGTTTTAA